DNA from Thunnus maccoyii chromosome 5, fThuMac1.1, whole genome shotgun sequence:
TACAGATGTAAAAGACACAGAGCAAGTTAAAGGGGCTGCATGACAGAACAAGCCGTACTGTAAATCAGTAATATGCCACGGGCAGGTTGTATAATTCACTCACCAGAATAGTCTTTTGAAGAGACTGTCCATATTGGGCCTTGTATTCAGAACAGATCTTCCTCAGGTCCACCTCGCAGCGTGACACAATGATTCTGGTCACTACCTTCTCTTTGGCTCCCTTACTCtgagcagacaaacacaagtCAGCACTTAAAGTTGTACAAGCTCTGTTCTTAACTACAGCAGCTGATGCAATGCTGTTGTAAGACAACTTTTGCCAACTTCAGATTCTGTGCTCCTGCAGCAAATTTGCACTTTCACAAGGAGATGTACTTCTTACATCTGGCCCTCAAAATAGCCACATttcaacaagaagaagaaccaCACTGTAACTACCTTCATGGCTTCATGCAGTCTGTTGGCGAAgtacagctgtttgttttcaaagCTCTGAACTGGAACAAAAGGGAAACAGAATATATATCCATAATAATGCATTTTGTATTTGACAGATcgttttatttcatcattttggaGGTGACTCATAGAATGAAGCCTGGCTTACAAGCTGCACATATACTTCTGATTatgaatcaataaattaattgtAAATTTTAAGTAATTATCTGtattaatgaaatgaattaataatgaaagACAAGTATACCTAGTACCAGGAAGGACCTCTGCAAGTCTCCTTTAACTTCCTTCGTAATACTCTCCTGCATGTCGTAGGGGCTGTAGCTTTTGTACCTCTGAAACACTAACAAGGAGAGAAACCTGTTAGTCATTATCTGACTGGCAATGTTTATACTTCAAGAATTCTTAGTTAACAAATTATTGAGGCGAGTCAGAAATCAGCATTTGTGTAACAAGGATGCCACAAGCAAATAGGGTGCTGTACCTTTTTGCAGGTGGGGTACGCTCCTCTCAGACATAATGGAGATCCATGTGGCCACATCAGTTCCTTTAATCTTGACTCCAGCATCATAGAGTTTCTGAGTTGAATCAACAAAATACCAATAAATGCCATAGTTAACACTTTGTGGCATAAAAATGAAGGTagcaaaattaaaaatgattacatAAGTCTGCAATAAAACTTATTGACAACAGCAATGTCAACAGCACAAAGTGAGATGATGTTATCCTTTGCAAACTCATTTGGACTTAAAGGATTGATAAGTGATTTTCTTGTTTGGGGAAATGCAAGAAttcaaaatgaaagaatgaCTTTGGGTAAAGAATGACATCAGCTCAAGTTAGACATGGTATTAATTTTAGTAATGGTCTTGTCAAGTCAAGAAATTGTTCACCTTGAAACAAACGCTATATCAAACCCCAAGCAAATATCCATCATGCTAGCATGGAGAAGTTTAGAGAGGTGAGGCACACCAATAAATATCAGTGTTACAACTGTAATTTCTCAAACTCTTAGAAATATTCTAATTATTATAAATCCACAAAGGCTCTTGTGAACCTGGAGTTTAATTTCAGTAACTATGTTAGGTGAGTcctaacattaaaaaaaaacactttcacaatTGGAAATCTTTACATTTCAGAGAAACTGAATGTTGAATTTGAGGTAATAATTATTCTTTTTGTATGACTTGTACTTTGTATGACTACTTTTATTCAGGGACAAAGTGAAAGGGGCAACTTACTCTGGCATCGTCATCGATCTTTTCATAGTCTACAACAGCGGTTGGTTCTGCTCTCTTAGTCTGCATAGAATTAAGGTGTAACTCAGGTCAGTTTCaacagtattacagtatgttatatAAATCACAAAGACAGCCGCTAACAGATCTCACCTGCACCAGAGCCAGCAGCAGCTTAGCAAAGTTCCCAGAGGTGTCGCCTGCAACATCTTTGTCCAAATCCTTCTTGAACACTGTGGGaagcaatattttcattttaggcATCTCTCTACATAATCAGAGGGATTATATAAATGTTGAATATTATGATTTAAGAACATATGTGACAGGAAACAAGAACACTATGAACACTATACGGGAGCAGTATATGAGACTCAGAAAGCAGACATATAGGAATCTATGGATGATACATTATGCTACATTTCCAGCCCCTTTTATGAATGCCTTAAGACATGTTTTGGACTTACACTCCTTATAGACCTGCTTGATCTCCACCAGCTCAGCATTGCTGCGTGAGCACAAAATCTCAATCAGTGTTTCTTCATCAGTTCCTAAACCCTGAAAGAGGACAGAAATCTTCATTACTTTTATATGCAACACCTTAAGATACAAGATATACACAATCTAACTTCAGATATgattgaagaaaatgaaagcttTGTCATTTTTCCAGGAGAGGGCAGTGTGAGCTTTCTATTGACTCGATTGGTGTTAAGTACAAGTGATGCAATCCATGCCCGTTACCTTGATAGATCCTCTGATCTCTGAGGCATCGTACTGGGCTGTGCTCTTCATCAGTCCGAGGACCACTGATTCCAGAGAGCCGGACAGAGCTCCCTTCAGGGCTGAGATCATGTCCTAAAAATACAACAGTATTAGCTGACTGAATTGAATTTGTCCCTTACTGTCAAAAAAACCACGTAATCAGAGATGTAAAGCAGTTCAGTCTTCCCAGGCTTACTGTACCTTCTTTGCCCTCCTTTCATATGCGAAAGCGATGTCTCTTCTTTGGGAGTAGGTCCGCTTTGTTAGGACATCAATGATGGTCTGCTCATCCACTCCTAAAGTAAATGTGAAacagatttacacattacaTGAGACAAACAGATGCAATGCAGCcactaaatataaatacagttatCTATCTAAATTATTAGAGCAATAACATGGACTGTTGACCCTATATAGGATGAAAAGAAGAGTTGGAAGAGAAACGGTGTGAGAAGTGGAATAGTTGCCAGAAATTATGTATGACATTGTGTCATGACTTTTCAAGAGTCCAGATGATACAGGTTTATTTGAGCTGAGGATCTGAGGTTTGGATTTCCAAAGGAAATCTGGCAATTTTACCTGTTATTCCTTTTTatgtacataaacacactttttaagcaaatattCCTCTAGTTGGGTTGTAAAAATGTCTTGAAAAAGGTACAGatgagtgacaaattaaaggaaaaaccaacatgaagtgtcttagtaaggtatTGGGCCACCACGTGCCGCCAGAATAGCTTcaatgtgccttggcattgattctaaaCTCTACTGGGGGCATAtacaccattcttccaaaatattccctcatttggtggtggtctaacatgtcagtccaaactCTTCCATAGGTGTTAAaatgggttgagatctggtgactgcgaaggccatagcatgtgattcacatcattttcatactcatcaaaccattcagtgaccccttgtgccctatggatgggggcattgtcatcctaggagagaccactcccatcaggatagaaatgtttcatcgtAGGATAAaagtgatcactcagaacaacttcgtattgatttgcagtgacccttctctctaaggggacaagtggacccaaaccataaATGCCTCctacagcataacagagccatcagatcccctcactgtagggatCAAGCACTCAGGCCTGTACATTTCTCTTGGTGTATGCCAAACATGAACTCGCCCACTTGTTGAGAATATGttgaaggatgactcatctggccatatcacttttttccacatctctgtaggGCAGTGCCTATGGTTTTTAtaccactgaactctcaaatgttcattcatctttgtaatgaggggtttacgcactgcaaccctactataatatccctctctatgtaattgtTGACAGACTGCTcttgctgacacagt
Protein-coding regions in this window:
- the LOC121896730 gene encoding annexin A2-like, which gives rise to MAMVSEFLGQLSLNIGSSEPLYPTVVPVQDFDPDRDAARIETAIKTKGVDEQTIIDVLTKRTYSQRRDIAFAYERRAKKDMISALKGALSGSLESVVLGLMKSTAQYDASEIRGSIKGLGTDEETLIEILCSRSNAELVEIKQVYKELFKKDLDKDVAGDTSGNFAKLLLALVQTKRAEPTAVVDYEKIDDDARKLYDAGVKIKGTDVATWISIMSERSVPHLQKVFQRYKSYSPYDMQESITKEVKGDLQRSFLVLVQSFENKQLYFANRLHEAMKSKGAKEKVVTRIIVSRCEVDLRKICSEYKAQYGQSLQKTILEHTKGDYQKALLSLCGPEQ